A single region of the Musa acuminata AAA Group cultivar baxijiao chromosome BXJ1-11, Cavendish_Baxijiao_AAA, whole genome shotgun sequence genome encodes:
- the LOC103970083 gene encoding uncharacterized protein LOC103970083, with protein sequence MVEKRPLVLIHLLAALLLMALTSLLPAAAPTSHHHHHSDDEHERKKKKKKKPPPTPRTRTLSPPSSSSSSWEQFKSLLSCRSTAATQVHDPSSTAARLGRAACGSSICAIRDVVHGNTRVVHRSDTDLSSEASSIAQHETAPLARAARSARHHPPVSSLGCGSHSRGGIQLRKLSGCYECHAVSIEPSSRRYPRPRTTLCACSECGEVFTKPDSLELHQAIRHAVSELAPEDSGRNIVEIIFKSSWQKKDRPICKIERILKVHSAPRTVARFEDYRAAVKSRALPHLSSSSASGAAARHHPSRCAADGNELLRFHCTSLSCPLGARGSTSLCPNSSSSSPSSSCGVCTVIRHGFARAQYPHGVRTTASSGRAHDSGPSAAAEDGRGERRAMLVCRVIAGRVRRTPDDPAAEEAYDAVAVGDGCGAYGNLEELIVANPRAILPCFVVIYRAVS encoded by the exons ATGGTGGAGAAGAGGCCTTTGGTCCTCATCCACCTCCTCGCTGCTCTACTGCTAATGGCTCTCACCTCCTTGCTCCCGGCTGCCGCACCAACCagtcatcaccaccaccactccGACGATGAAcatgagagaaagaagaagaagaagaagaagccacctCCAACTCCCCGTACCAGGACGCTCTCTCCACCCTCCTCTTCGTCGTCGTCATGGGAGCAATTCAAGAGCCTGCTAAGCTGCCGGAGCACCGCAGCAACGCAGGTCCACGACCCCTCGTCGACGGCAGCGAGACTCGGCCGCGCCGCCTGCGGGTCCTCCATCTGCGCCATCCGCGATGTGGTGCACGGCAACACGAGGGTGGTCCACCGCTCCGACACCGACCTCTCCTCCGAGGCCAGCTCCATCGCCCAGCACGAGACCGCGCCACTCGCTCGGGCCGCCCGGTCGGCCCGCCACCACCCGCCGGTGTCCTCCCTGGGATGCGGCAGCCACTCCAGAGGCGGAATACAGCTGCGCAAGCTGTCGGGGTGCTACGAGTGCCATGCAGTCTCCATCGAGCCTTCTTCCAG GAGGTATCCGAGGCCAAGGACAACATTGTGTGCGTGTTCCGAGTGCGGGGAGGTGTTCACGAAACCTGATAGCCTGGAACTGCATCAAGCCATACGCCATGCGG TGTCGGAGTTGGCGCCGGAGGACTCGGGGCGCAACATCGTGGAGATAATCTTCAAGTCCAGCTGGCAGAAGAAGGACCGCCCGATCTGCAAGATCGAACGTATACTCAAGGTCCACAGCGCCCCGCGCACCGTCGCCCGCTTCGAGGACTACCGCGCCGCCGTCAAATCCCGCGCCCTCCcccacctctcctcctcctccgcctcgggCGCCGCCGCCCGCCACCACCCGTCCCGCTGCGCCGCGGACGGCAACGAGCTCCTCCGCTTTCACTGCACCTCCCTCTCCTGCCCCCTCGGCGCTCGCGGCTCCACCTCCCTCTGTCCCAACTCCAGCTCcagctccccctcctcctcctgcgGGGTCTGCACCGTAATCCGCCATGGCTTCGCCCGGGCACAGTACCCGCACGGCGTGCGCACCACCGCCAGCAGCGGCCGCGCTCACGACTCGGGGCCTTCGGCCGCCGCGGAGGACGGCCGCGGGGAGCGGCGGGCGATGCTGGTTTGCCGCGTCATCGCCGGGCGTGTCCGGCGCACTCCCGACGACCCTGCGGCGGAGGAGGCGTACGACGCGGTGGCGGTCGGGGACGGATGCGGGGCGTACGGAAATCTGGAGGAACTGATCGTGGCCAATCCGAGGGCCATCCTGCCTTGCTTCGTCGTCATCTATCGGGCCGTCAGTTGA
- the LOC135596365 gene encoding putative invertase inhibitor, translated as MEGTAAKPSMLALVFLLSTVLLLTISSPCDATLLQDTCRRITTSRSGIGYEFCVASLQADPACASADRRGLAMIATRLSLAGASAALSAITNMTRAKPNPWSTDCLGVCWEVYDAAIDHLNVAMRNLGAGRYREAVVFLSAAVDAPDNCEDAFREMGDGTSSSPLAHEGRDFGRVAAMALAITATLGG; from the coding sequence ATGGAAGGAACCGCAGCAAAGCCCAGCATGCTCGCGCTCGTCTTCCTCCTCTCCACCGTACTTCTTCTAACGATCTCCTCTCCTTGCGATGCTACCCTTCTCCAAGACACATGCAGGAGAATCACGACATCGCGCTCCGGCATCGGCTACGAATTCTGCGTCGCATCGCTCCAGGCCGACCCCGCGTGCGCCTCGGCGGACCGGCGCGGCCTGGCAATGATCGCCACGAGGCTCTCCCTCGCGGGCGCCTCCGCCGCCCTGTCCGCCATCACCAACATGACCAGAGCGAAGCCTAATCCTTGGTCGACAGACTGCCTGGGCGTCTGCTGGGAAGTCTACGACGCGGCCATCGACCACCTCAACGTCGCCATGCGGAACCTCGGCGCCGGGCGGTACCGCGAGGCGGTGGTGTTCCTCAGCGCCGCCGTGGACGCGCCGGACAACTGCGAGGACGCGTTCAGGGAGATGGGAGACGGCACTTCGTCGTCGCCGTTGGCGCACGAGGGCAGGGACTTTGGTAGGGTGGCCGCCATGGCTCTCGCCATTACCGCCACCCTGGGGGGATAA
- the LOC103970085 gene encoding protein disulfide isomerase pTAC5, chloroplastic, whose amino-acid sequence MASSLLPGLHRPPAKSSFPFPFQPRKYPSPIPRTTSSPRSPIFASLSSSSSSSWEREEQRWLREEQRWLREEQRWLREESRWGAEREALLREIAALRLQIEALERDRPELEALILAAPQNEGRSGAAPPRPALVEEAQVKEMVLEEVRVSEAVVERREEVVVEERQQQQIRRKTLRKGSEGEDVRTLQEALQSLGFYSGEEDMEFSSFSSGTERAVKTWQASLGALEDGIMTTELLETLFREQGKGGTALKDDANGAMSTSITEMTEIQRKVVRENGDAQFDVSQHRVFLLGENRWEEPSRLVGRDKPLDRRETASLTKCVSCRGEGKLMCTECDGTGEPNIEPQFLEWVGEGTKCPYCEGLGYTICDVCEGRTTVEA is encoded by the exons ATGGCTTCGTCACTCCTACCGGGCCTCCACCGGCCTCCGGCCAAATCAAGCTTCCCCTTCCCATTCCAACCACGAAAATATCCCAGCCCTATCCCTAGGACTACCTCATCCCCAAGATCTCCCATCTTCGCTTCCCTCTCatcgtcctcctcttcctcctgggAGCGGGAGGAGCAGCGATGGCTTCGGGAGGAGCAGCGGTGGCTCAGGGAAGAGCAGCGCTGGCTACGGGAGGAGTCCCGTTGGGGTGCCGAGCGCGAGGCCCTCCTCCGCGAGATCGCCGCCCTCCGCCTCCAGATCGAGGCCCTGGAGCGAGACCGGCCCGAGCTCGAGGCATTGATCCTGGCGGCCCCGCAGAATGAGGGACGGTCCGGGGCCGCCCCGCCGCGGCCAGCGCTAGTGGAGGAGGCCCAGGTCAAGGAGATGGTTCTTGAGGAGGTAAGAGTTTCGGAAGCCGTGGTGGAGAGgagagaggaggtggtggtggaggagaggcagcagcagcaaatcCGGCGGAAGACGCTTAGGAAGGGATCCGAGGGAGAGGACGTTCGAACCTTGCAG GAAGCTTTGCAAAGCTTGGGGTTTTATTCGGGTGAGGAAGACATGGAGTTCTCATCCTTTTCAAGTGGGACAGAACGAGCAGTGAAAACTTGGCAG GCCTCGTTAGGAGCTCTCGAAGATGGGATTATGACAACCGAGCTTCTTGAAACGTTATTTAGGGAGCAGGGTAAAGGGGGCACTGCCTTGAAG gatgatgcaaatggagcaaTGTCCACATCTATAACAGAAATGACAGAGATTCAGCGGAAAGTAGTGAGAGAAAATGGTGATGCACAATTTGATGTTTCTCAACACAGAGTGTTTCTTCTCGGGGAAAACAGGTGGGAAGAACCATCAAGGCTCGTGGGTAGGGATAAACCACTTGACAGAAGGGAGACTGCATCTCTTACAAAGTGCGTCTCTTGCCGTGGGGAAGGCAAATTGATGTGCACAG AGTGTGACGGAACCGGCGAACCAAATATTGAACCACAG TTTCTGGAGTGGGTTGGTGAAGGTACAAAGTGCCCATACTGTGAAGGATTAGGCTACACCATTTGTGATGTTTGCGAAGGTAGGACGACAGTGGAAGCGTAG
- the LOC103970086 gene encoding succinate--CoA ligase [ADP-forming] subunit beta, mitochondrial isoform X1 yields the protein MVRGSIGKLVAGSLALARRWQKQQLRRLNVHEYQGAELMSKYGINVPKGVAASSIEEVKEAVKSVFPSGKEVVVKSQILAGGRGLGTFKSGLKGGVHIVKTEEVADIAGFTKSSCCGSSGGHQCRSRKENSQGEWNGFDHRGRLG from the exons ATGGTGAGGGGATCCATCGGGAAGCTCGTCGCCGGGTCTCTCGCCCTCGCTAGGAGGTGGCAGAAACAGCAACTGCGGCGGCTCAACGTCCATGAATACCAG GGTGCTGAATTGATGAGCAAGTATGGCATAAATGTACCAAAGGGAGTCGCAGCTTCATCCATTGAGGAAGTGAAGGAGGCTGTCAAATCTGTATTTCCCAGTGGGAAAGAG GTTGTAGTAAAAAGCCAAATTCTTGCTGGTGGGAGAGGCTTGGGGACCTTCAAAAGTGGACTAAAGGGTGGAGTGCATATTGTTAAAACTGAGGAGGTGGCTGATATTGCTG GTTTCACTAAAAGTTCCTGTTGTGGTTCGTCTGGAGGGCACCAATGTAGATCAAGGAAAGAGAATTCTCAAG GAGAGTGGAATGGCTTTGATCACCGCGGAAGACTTGGATGA
- the LOC103970086 gene encoding succinate--CoA ligase [ADP-forming] subunit beta, mitochondrial isoform X2, translated as MVRGSIGKLVAGSLALARRWQKQQLRRLNVHEYQGAELMSKYGINVPKGVAASSIEEVKEAVKSVFPSGKEVSLKVPVVVRLEGTNVDQGKRILKESGMALITAEDLDDAAEKAVKTAAQ; from the exons ATGGTGAGGGGATCCATCGGGAAGCTCGTCGCCGGGTCTCTCGCCCTCGCTAGGAGGTGGCAGAAACAGCAACTGCGGCGGCTCAACGTCCATGAATACCAG GGTGCTGAATTGATGAGCAAGTATGGCATAAATGTACCAAAGGGAGTCGCAGCTTCATCCATTGAGGAAGTGAAGGAGGCTGTCAAATCTGTATTTCCCAGTGGGAAAGAG GTTTCACTAAAAGTTCCTGTTGTGGTTCGTCTGGAGGGCACCAATGTAGATCAAGGAAAGAGAATTCTCAAG GAGAGTGGAATGGCTTTGATCACCGCGGAAGACTTGGATGATGCAGCAGAAAAAGCAGTGAAAACTGCTGCTCAATAG